In one Neobacillus sp. WH10 genomic region, the following are encoded:
- a CDS encoding YtxH domain-containing protein produces the protein MSSREYESRETNQNRNQESSNSFLLGALIGGVAGAAAALLLAPKSGKELRITLSNQAGSIMDKTGQFRENVMNKSNEFVSKTSSLSHGIVKQSTGLLSKVKGKSGNTDETVEGSELTYIPIQDPKEKPGAKKSIEIKSLDSNEIRKKLEEAQKAFEEEESKVKI, from the coding sequence ATGTCCAGTAGAGAATATGAATCAAGAGAAACGAATCAAAACCGCAATCAGGAGTCTTCCAATAGCTTTTTATTGGGTGCACTAATTGGCGGGGTAGCCGGAGCCGCTGCTGCACTTCTTTTGGCTCCAAAGTCTGGTAAAGAGCTTCGTATTACTTTAAGTAATCAAGCAGGATCTATCATGGATAAGACAGGTCAATTTCGGGAAAATGTTATGAATAAGAGCAATGAATTCGTGTCTAAAACTTCTTCCCTTTCTCATGGAATAGTTAAACAATCCACGGGACTATTAAGTAAGGTAAAAGGAAAATCAGGAAATACAGATGAAACCGTGGAAGGATCCGAATTAACATATATTCCAATTCAAGACCCAAAAGAAAAACCAGGAGCAAAAAAATCAATTGAAATCAAATCTTTGGACAGCAATGAAATAAGGAAAAAATTAGAAGAGGCACAAAAGGCTTTTGAAGAGGAAGAAAGCAAGGTCAAAATTTAA
- a CDS encoding DUF948 domain-containing protein: protein MQIILYLSVALIAIAFFVLVIYLSKTLKSLQVTLTSVSNTLTGLEKQLNGVTTETTLLLQKTNALAEDIQQKAESLNSVVDAVKDVGTTVSKFNGTLQNITNSVDQQVEESKEKISQIVQWSNIFLELKDKWQARKHGKNELNSKEKQRVRAH from the coding sequence ATGCAAATTATTTTATACTTAAGCGTAGCCTTGATAGCAATTGCGTTTTTTGTGCTTGTCATCTATTTATCGAAAACGCTCAAATCACTTCAAGTTACACTTACAAGCGTTTCGAACACATTGACGGGATTAGAAAAACAATTGAACGGCGTTACAACGGAAACCACTTTACTTTTACAAAAAACAAATGCACTTGCTGAAGATATTCAGCAGAAAGCTGAAAGTTTAAATAGTGTGGTAGATGCTGTAAAGGATGTTGGAACAACGGTTTCCAAATTTAATGGAACACTGCAGAACATAACCAATTCAGTTGATCAGCAGGTAGAAGAGAGTAAAGAGAAAATTTCGCAAATTGTTCAATGGAGTAATATTTTCCTTGAATTAAAGGATAAGTGGCAGGCTAGAAAGCACGGAAAGAATGAATTAAATTCAAAAGAGAAACAAAGGGTTAGGGCACATTAA